The uncultured Ilyobacter sp. genome has a segment encoding these proteins:
- a CDS encoding ATP-binding protein, translating to MKKNKLKFLSIIAIIFIALIVSRISYQGYVKYQDTVMTQQIKHLMTISKSIGRSLNLYVGEKEKALRILSADIAHHMEASPDEPHQDYILKAMETFYLNQDEEVSNLNYMEARNRFFLSYPKEDFIVTGEDFYDEISYVKARKDSYIGFPYHDRYDTLSINIVEPVIIKNKLVGIIFGKIKLENMNELLLKPVKIGEFGYAVVKDSTGKILMHPSKGQVGDFVITSRKKKYPNLDYRGIASLFKKQLTQNEGFHIYHSYWWPQDTLVLTKKINVFSRINFSSDFWIVSVVSSYDEITKPIRDYLYGSILISTFIIVISSCIVFWIVRMIKNKEAYEMETNYLREINKSSEELRKKDAELHHRRKLETIGTLTGGIAHEFNNVLTPIMGHSEILLRNLDPDLDNYEDAEAIYNSSKRAQEIIDHIRVFSGDKNIKIKYNIIPVNSVLEDALKFSEFVLPSNVKIIKEIKENCGNIYANETQIHQVILNLCTNACNAMKNRKHGILKISLDISKYQVKEVSGGNNDSGREYVKISFEDNGCGIEEDIIDKIFDPFFTKKLSDKSSGLGLSVVQGIVTKHGGMIKVSSKKDIGSRFEVYIPKAKKNEALDNIEPQSSGITGKERVLIIDDDKDIAEMLKKGLNELGYSVSSVVECDEIIKKFTYIKDHFDIIVTDLTMPEISGIQIAKKIKRNQPNVKTILITAYSDEPLEEYMKDKTLDDYLIKPVSAAQVSRSIRKIMENEKI from the coding sequence TTGAAAAAAAATAAATTGAAATTCCTGTCAATAATAGCAATTATTTTCATAGCTTTAATTGTAAGCAGAATCAGTTATCAGGGTTATGTGAAATATCAAGATACAGTGATGACACAACAGATAAAACACCTTATGACCATATCAAAATCCATAGGAAGAAGTTTGAACTTATATGTCGGTGAAAAAGAAAAAGCTCTCAGAATTTTATCCGCAGACATAGCCCATCATATGGAAGCTTCTCCAGACGAACCACACCAAGACTACATCTTAAAAGCCATGGAAACATTTTACCTCAATCAAGATGAGGAAGTTTCAAATCTAAATTATATGGAGGCTAGAAATAGATTTTTCTTAAGCTACCCCAAGGAAGATTTTATAGTCACTGGCGAAGATTTTTATGACGAAATAAGTTATGTCAAAGCAAGAAAAGATTCATATATAGGTTTTCCTTACCATGACAGGTACGATACTCTTTCCATAAATATAGTAGAACCAGTTATAATTAAAAATAAACTTGTAGGAATAATATTCGGTAAAATAAAACTAGAAAATATGAATGAACTTTTATTAAAACCCGTGAAAATAGGAGAATTTGGTTATGCTGTGGTAAAGGACAGCACCGGAAAAATCCTCATGCATCCTTCAAAAGGACAGGTTGGAGATTTTGTCATCACATCTAGAAAAAAAAAATACCCCAACCTCGATTACAGGGGTATAGCTAGCTTATTTAAAAAGCAGTTAACTCAGAACGAAGGTTTTCATATCTATCATTCCTACTGGTGGCCCCAGGATACCTTGGTGCTTACAAAAAAAATAAATGTTTTCTCCAGAATTAATTTTTCAAGTGATTTCTGGATAGTTTCAGTGGTATCATCCTATGACGAGATTACCAAACCCATAAGAGACTACCTTTATGGCAGCATTTTAATCTCCACATTTATCATAGTAATATCCTCCTGTATAGTATTTTGGATTGTAAGAATGATCAAAAACAAAGAAGCCTACGAGATGGAAACAAACTATCTGAGGGAGATCAATAAATCCTCAGAAGAACTTAGAAAAAAAGATGCCGAACTTCACCACAGGAGAAAACTCGAAACAATAGGAACTCTGACTGGAGGAATAGCTCACGAATTTAATAATGTCCTGACACCTATAATGGGGCATTCTGAGATACTTCTTAGAAACTTAGACCCGGACCTTGATAATTATGAAGATGCTGAAGCTATATATAATTCTTCTAAAAGGGCTCAGGAGATCATAGACCATATCCGGGTATTCAGCGGAGACAAAAACATAAAAATAAAGTACAATATAATTCCAGTAAATAGTGTATTAGAAGATGCATTGAAATTCTCAGAATTCGTACTGCCCTCTAACGTGAAAATTATAAAAGAGATCAAAGAGAATTGCGGCAATATCTATGCAAATGAAACACAGATACACCAGGTTATATTAAATCTGTGTACAAATGCATGTAATGCAATGAAAAATAGAAAACATGGAATATTAAAAATAAGCTTAGATATTTCCAAATACCAGGTGAAGGAAGTATCTGGTGGAAATAATGATTCTGGAAGAGAGTACGTCAAAATATCCTTTGAAGACAACGGATGTGGTATAGAGGAGGATATAATTGACAAGATATTCGACCCGTTTTTCACAAAAAAATTATCGGATAAAAGCAGTGGCTTAGGTCTTTCTGTCGTTCAAGGAATAGTTACAAAACACGGCGGCATGATAAAGGTGTCTAGCAAAAAAGATATTGGAAGTCGATTTGAAGTATATATTCCAAAAGCAAAAAAAAATGAAGCTCTCGATAATATCGAGCCGCAATCTTCTGGTATAACGGGAAAAGAAAGAGTCCTAATAATAGATGATGACAAGGATATAGCAGAGATGTTAAAAAAAGGTCTAAATGAATTGGGATACAGTGTTAGCTCCGTGGTGGAATGCGATGAGATTATAAAGAAATTCACTTATATAAAAGATCATTTTGATATTATTGTTACAGACCTTACAATGCCTGAAATATCAGGCATACAGATCGCAAAAAAAATAAAAAGAAACCAGCCCAATGTAAAAACAATTTTAATAACAGCCTACTCTGACGAACCATTAGAAGAGTACATGAAAGATAAAACATTGGATGATTATCTGATAAAACCAGTTTCTGCAGCTCAAGTGAGCAGAAGCATCAGAAAAATAATGGAAAATGAGAAGATATAG
- a CDS encoding tripartite tricarboxylate transporter substrate-binding protein: protein MKKGNLFLTLALILGLAFTGCGGKKEATKAEGTFPTAKTLEIIAPANPGGGWDATARALKKVIDDNDIAPEVNIIVTNKPGGKGSIAWNSLIQRKDSHIVAMDSAYIYLNQLLGVQGAQKLDDLRPVATLTNEWIGYFVKGDSDIETITEVTERLKKDPASVIVAVAPGKGNDDHLSIMNVAKTAGVDIAEFDKNIVATSTGELIPGVLGGFYEVIVTGAADGIEFMKSGDLKCIAITADERLGGEFADVPTVKESGIDVVFPHWRGIVAHPGMTDEEAAYWNTIIEKAMATDDWKQIMENNSWLPYYKNSADTRKMWEEEFKVYKELTDAVGLTK, encoded by the coding sequence ATGAAAAAAGGAAACTTGTTTTTAACACTGGCTCTTATTTTGGGACTGGCATTTACAGGATGCGGTGGCAAGAAGGAGGCAACAAAAGCTGAAGGAACTTTTCCTACTGCTAAAACACTAGAAATTATAGCTCCAGCAAACCCTGGCGGTGGATGGGATGCCACGGCTAGAGCATTAAAGAAAGTTATCGATGATAATGATATCGCACCAGAAGTAAATATCATTGTTACGAACAAACCTGGAGGGAAGGGATCAATTGCCTGGAACTCACTGATTCAAAGGAAAGATTCCCATATAGTTGCTATGGATTCGGCTTATATCTACCTAAACCAACTGTTGGGAGTACAGGGAGCTCAGAAATTAGACGACCTAAGACCTGTTGCCACTTTGACAAACGAATGGATCGGTTATTTTGTAAAGGGAGACTCAGATATAGAAACTATAACTGAGGTAACAGAGAGACTTAAAAAAGATCCTGCATCTGTCATAGTTGCAGTTGCACCTGGAAAAGGTAACGACGATCACCTTTCAATAATGAATGTTGCCAAAACTGCAGGAGTAGATATCGCAGAATTTGACAAAAATATAGTTGCTACATCTACAGGAGAATTGATTCCTGGAGTACTTGGTGGATTCTACGAAGTAATAGTTACTGGAGCTGCAGATGGAATAGAGTTTATGAAATCTGGAGATCTAAAGTGTATAGCAATAACTGCTGACGAAAGATTAGGTGGAGAATTTGCTGATGTACCGACTGTTAAAGAGTCTGGTATAGATGTTGTATTCCCTCACTGGAGAGGAATAGTAGCTCATCCTGGAATGACTGACGAAGAAGCAGCTTACTGGAACACTATAATTGAAAAAGCTATGGCTACAGATGACTGGAAACAGATCATGGAAAACAACAGCTGGCTTCCATACTACAAAAACAGTGCTGACACAAGAAAAATGTGGGAAGAAGAATTTAAAGTTTACAAAGAACTAACTGACGCTGTAGGTCTTACAAAATAA
- a CDS encoding tripartite tricarboxylate transporter TctB family protein: MTQNKIIGIFGALLTVIYGFSTINATGAGATFLSGTKIFPMMVIILTAVLSAVIFLQDHLGKEKSKKLEIDKKVLLTIGKSTVVFVVYTLIFEHLGYILSTVVLLMGLLSILNKGKLKQNIIISVAFSAIAYYIFSKLLAISLPPGIINF, from the coding sequence ATGACTCAGAATAAAATAATCGGTATTTTTGGAGCTCTGCTTACGGTTATATATGGTTTTAGTACTATTAATGCCACGGGAGCAGGAGCTACTTTTCTTTCAGGAACTAAAATATTTCCCATGATGGTTATAATATTGACTGCCGTACTTTCTGCAGTGATATTTTTACAGGATCATCTGGGAAAAGAAAAAAGTAAAAAACTGGAAATAGACAAAAAAGTTCTATTGACTATCGGGAAATCTACAGTTGTATTTGTGGTTTATACTCTGATATTTGAACATCTTGGGTATATACTTTCTACTGTAGTACTTTTAATGGGGCTGTTGAGTATTCTAAATAAAGGCAAACTGAAACAAAATATAATTATTTCAGTAGCTTTTTCTGCAATAGCCTACTATATATTTTCAAAATTATTAGCGATTTCTTTACCGCCAGGAATAATAAATTTTTAA
- a CDS encoding response regulator transcription factor, with translation MDGYKVLLVDDDAAICKVIKRALKLENIEIIYASNGEKAYSLVRAQVFDLIILDVSLGDTDGFEILKKIRTEGNDVPIIFLSGNQHENDKILALGMGADDYITKPFSIFLLVAKIKAHLRRGDKIKEYQTSQKKIIQGPFVLDTETFQLFKNEKEVFLSSKEIMLMKFFMENPNMVFSKDQIYEKVWNNSIVDDNTIMVYMRHLRKKLEDDPKNPKFFQTVWGIGYKFNNFIK, from the coding sequence TTGGACGGTTACAAGGTTCTATTGGTAGATGATGATGCAGCTATATGTAAAGTTATAAAAAGAGCTCTGAAGCTTGAAAATATAGAAATAATATATGCGTCTAACGGAGAGAAAGCCTACTCTCTCGTAAGGGCTCAGGTTTTTGACCTTATAATACTTGATGTCAGTTTAGGTGATACCGACGGATTCGAGATTCTAAAAAAAATTCGGACAGAAGGAAATGATGTCCCTATAATTTTCCTCAGTGGAAATCAGCATGAAAATGATAAAATTCTTGCTTTGGGAATGGGTGCTGATGACTATATAACAAAACCCTTTAGTATATTTCTGCTTGTTGCAAAAATTAAAGCTCACTTGCGAAGGGGTGATAAAATAAAAGAGTACCAGACTTCTCAAAAGAAAATTATCCAGGGGCCTTTTGTTTTGGATACCGAGACTTTTCAGCTTTTTAAAAATGAAAAAGAAGTATTTCTTTCGTCAAAAGAAATAATGCTTATGAAATTTTTTATGGAGAATCCAAACATGGTATTTTCAAAGGATCAAATTTATGAGAAAGTATGGAATAATTCCATAGTGGATGACAACACAATCATGGTCTATATGCGTCACTTGAGAAAAAAACTTGAAGATGACCCTAAAAACCCAAAATTTTTCCAAACTGTTTGGGGGATAGGATATAAGTTTAATAATTTCATAAAATAA